A window from Mycolicibacterium tokaiense encodes these proteins:
- a CDS encoding histidine phosphatase family protein, with protein MSEVVRLTLVSHGMTEAMSAGRFPTDEPLNALGIRQVESGIDLDAADSAACGPEKRARQTAELLGLQPRTEPDLADLDHGRWRGDHLGRVDPAELALWLTDAGAAPHGGESVVDLMVRVRRWLDAVSVQRGRIVAVTHPAVIRAAVLVTLDAPPKSFWRIDIGPASVSVLHFRGHAWTLRVT; from the coding sequence GTGAGTGAGGTCGTCCGGCTGACGCTCGTGTCCCACGGCATGACGGAGGCGATGTCAGCCGGGCGATTCCCCACCGACGAGCCACTCAACGCGCTCGGCATCCGGCAGGTCGAGTCCGGGATCGACCTCGACGCGGCGGACAGCGCGGCGTGCGGGCCCGAGAAGAGGGCCCGCCAGACCGCCGAGCTGTTGGGTCTGCAGCCGCGCACCGAACCCGACCTGGCCGATCTCGATCACGGGCGCTGGCGCGGTGATCATCTGGGCCGGGTGGACCCGGCGGAGTTGGCGCTGTGGCTCACCGACGCCGGTGCGGCCCCGCACGGGGGCGAATCGGTGGTGGATCTGATGGTCCGGGTGCGACGCTGGCTGGACGCAGTGAGCGTGCAGCGGGGCCGGATCGTCGCGGTGACCCATCCGGCGGTCATCCGGGCCGCTGTCCTTGTCACGCTGGACGCGCCACCGAAATCGTTCTGGCGCATCGACATTGGCCCCGCATCCGTCAGCGTGCTGCACTTCCGCGGCCATGCGTGGACGTTGCGGGTGACGTGA
- a CDS encoding GGDEF domain-containing protein, which translates to MDNRETVTDDEPVVTQPPPDRVALAAAYLPAILDSADTLATDFYSTLMQRDESHRYLNNDDVQTRLKAELVRWLHQVFSAEAFADVATFEARQHQIGHIHARLRIPIHLVNLAAARLRIQISELVRARTDQPWADRYDVMRFLDEWIDGAITAMTRSGIRRIVDRTRLEESYRLFALDQDMNLERERQRSSLLEWSQSTLFAAVNGAVDTGPGPLSLATFGRWIRHRAELMFGTAPQLREISEAITHVDSVLLPAVHAADRGDRGDALAALGAQVEAILALLGDMFAGLSELEVGRDALTRTLNRRFLPSILLREIGFAARTGMSLCGLMIDVDNFKDINDAHGHHAGDAALRTLATILADNVRSTDFVFRYGGEEFFVLLVETDLRDSISTAEAIRTAVAETPIMSNQTRMIVTVSIGVAAHDGHPDPDELVRRADTALARAKRDGRNRVAIR; encoded by the coding sequence GTGGACAATCGGGAGACGGTCACCGACGACGAGCCGGTGGTCACGCAGCCACCGCCCGATCGGGTAGCGCTGGCCGCCGCCTACCTGCCCGCCATCCTGGACAGTGCCGACACCCTGGCCACCGACTTCTACTCGACGCTCATGCAGCGCGATGAATCGCACCGCTATCTGAACAACGACGACGTGCAGACCCGGCTGAAGGCCGAACTGGTGCGCTGGCTGCACCAGGTGTTCTCCGCCGAGGCTTTCGCCGACGTGGCCACGTTCGAGGCACGCCAGCATCAGATCGGCCACATCCACGCCCGGCTGCGCATCCCGATCCACCTGGTGAACCTGGCGGCCGCCCGCCTGCGCATCCAGATCTCCGAGCTGGTGCGCGCCCGGACGGACCAACCATGGGCCGACCGCTACGACGTCATGCGGTTCCTGGACGAGTGGATCGACGGTGCCATCACCGCGATGACCCGCTCCGGCATCCGGCGCATCGTCGACCGCACCCGACTCGAGGAGTCCTACCGCCTCTTCGCCTTGGACCAGGACATGAACCTGGAGCGGGAGCGGCAGCGGTCCAGTCTGCTGGAGTGGTCCCAGTCCACCCTGTTCGCCGCGGTCAACGGTGCGGTCGACACCGGGCCCGGGCCCCTGTCGCTGGCCACCTTCGGGCGCTGGATCCGTCACCGCGCCGAGCTGATGTTCGGGACCGCGCCCCAACTGCGGGAGATCAGCGAGGCCATCACCCACGTCGACAGCGTGCTGCTGCCGGCGGTGCACGCGGCCGACCGCGGCGACCGCGGCGACGCGCTGGCGGCCCTGGGTGCGCAGGTGGAGGCGATCTTGGCGCTGCTCGGTGACATGTTCGCCGGGCTGTCCGAGCTCGAGGTGGGCCGCGACGCGCTGACCCGCACGCTGAACCGGCGGTTCCTGCCGTCGATCCTGTTGCGCGAGATCGGTTTTGCGGCCAGAACCGGAATGAGTCTGTGCGGCTTGATGATCGATGTGGACAACTTCAAGGACATCAACGACGCGCACGGCCACCACGCCGGCGATGCAGCCCTGCGGACACTGGCCACGATCCTGGCCGACAACGTCCGCTCCACCGACTTCGTGTTCCGCTACGGCGGCGAGGAGTTCTTCGTCCTGCTGGTCGAGACCGATCTGCGCGACAGCATCTCCACCGCCGAAGCCATCCGCACCGCTGTCGCCGAGACACCGATCATGTCCAACCAGACCCGGATGATCGTCACGGTCTCGATCGGCGTGGCCGCCCACGACGGGCACCCCGACCCCGACGAATTGGTCAGGCGGGCCGACACCGCGCTGGCACGGGCCAAACGCGACGGACGCAACCGGGTGGCCATCCGGTAG
- a CDS encoding serine hydrolase: MPPPNRSSLALLGAAVLTASVVSGCTPSSTPSANAGDAGVRISTGTPQGVRAQQIMDMLNSGWPIGPDGTRTLADPDLVEYVWLTMDSMWYDRPYTLAGVDYGAGTAKLRLVTSYGGRQDIEIRVDQDSTLLDRFRVTNQPPQIDSWDDVDAALSKIGGKYSYRVSKVNNGRCVQVAGSNTAETLPLASIFKTYVLYAVADAARAGTLSWDEELTITSEAKAVGSSGFDKLAPGSRVPVRLLAEKMIANSDNMATDLLIDRVGHQAVERALASTGHHDPASMTPFPTMHELFSIGWGKPDVREEWRNATPARRAELLEATNSRPYQPDPTRNTSPASAFGAEWYGNAEDICRVHAALQQIALDPAAAPVRDIMSAIPGIDLDPQQWPYIGAKAGNLPGDLTFSWYAEDRTGQGWVVSLQTNFPRFHGPGTAGWLMSVIKPMFAMIEP, translated from the coding sequence TTGCCGCCACCAAACCGTAGTTCGCTGGCGCTGCTGGGCGCCGCCGTCCTGACCGCCTCGGTGGTCAGCGGCTGCACTCCCAGCTCGACGCCGTCGGCCAACGCCGGGGACGCCGGTGTGCGCATCAGCACCGGCACCCCGCAGGGTGTCCGTGCCCAGCAGATCATGGACATGCTCAACTCGGGCTGGCCCATCGGACCCGACGGAACGAGGACACTGGCCGACCCGGATCTGGTCGAGTACGTCTGGCTGACTATGGATTCCATGTGGTACGACCGGCCCTACACCCTGGCCGGTGTCGACTACGGTGCCGGCACGGCCAAGCTGCGACTGGTCACGTCCTACGGCGGCCGCCAGGACATCGAGATCCGGGTCGACCAGGACTCCACCTTGCTGGACCGGTTCCGGGTCACCAACCAACCGCCGCAGATCGATTCCTGGGACGACGTGGACGCCGCCCTGTCCAAGATCGGCGGCAAGTACTCCTACCGGGTCTCGAAGGTCAACAACGGTCGCTGCGTGCAGGTCGCGGGCAGCAACACCGCCGAAACCCTGCCGCTGGCATCGATTTTCAAGACCTACGTGCTGTACGCCGTGGCGGATGCGGCACGCGCGGGCACCCTGTCGTGGGACGAGGAACTGACCATCACCAGCGAGGCCAAGGCCGTGGGATCGTCGGGCTTCGACAAGTTGGCGCCGGGATCGCGGGTCCCGGTGCGACTGCTGGCCGAGAAGATGATCGCCAACAGCGACAACATGGCCACCGATCTGCTGATCGACCGGGTGGGCCACCAGGCGGTCGAGCGCGCGCTGGCCAGCACCGGGCACCACGATCCGGCGAGCATGACCCCCTTCCCCACCATGCACGAACTGTTCTCGATCGGATGGGGCAAGCCGGACGTGCGCGAAGAGTGGCGCAATGCCACCCCGGCGCGTCGCGCCGAGCTGTTGGAGGCGACGAATTCGCGCCCCTATCAGCCGGATCCGACCCGCAACACCTCGCCGGCGTCGGCGTTCGGCGCCGAGTGGTACGGCAACGCCGAGGACATCTGCCGAGTCCATGCCGCCCTGCAGCAGATCGCGCTGGACCCCGCTGCCGCACCGGTGCGCGACATCATGTCCGCCATCCCAGGGATCGACCTGGACCCGCAGCAGTGGCCCTACATCGGCGCAAAAGCCGGCAACCTGCCCGGTGATCTGACCTTCAGCTGGTATGCCGAGGACCGCACCGGCCAGGGCTGGGTGGTGAGTCTGCAGACCAACTTCCCCCGCTTCCACGGACCGGGGACCGCGGGCTGGTTGATGTCGGTGATCAAGCCGATGTTCGCGATGATCGAGCCCTGA
- the mhuD gene encoding mycobilin-forming heme oxygenase MhuD has translation MSVVKINAIEVPADAGPELEKRFAHRAHAVDNQPGFLGFQLLRPVKGEDRYFVVTQWESEEAFQAWATGPAVDAHKGQQTKPVATGASLLEFEVVLDVAATKP, from the coding sequence ATGTCCGTGGTGAAGATCAACGCAATCGAGGTACCCGCCGACGCCGGGCCGGAGCTGGAGAAGCGCTTCGCCCACCGCGCGCATGCCGTCGACAACCAGCCCGGTTTCCTGGGGTTCCAGCTCCTGCGCCCGGTCAAGGGCGAGGACCGCTACTTCGTGGTTACGCAGTGGGAGTCCGAAGAGGCGTTCCAGGCGTGGGCCACCGGCCCCGCGGTCGACGCCCACAAGGGCCAGCAGACCAAGCCGGTGGCCACCGGCGCCTCGCTGCTGGAATTCGAGGTTGTTCTCGACGTTGCCGCCACCAAACCGTAG
- a CDS encoding alpha/beta fold hydrolase: protein MTTEPLTYRGGRGDPLVLVHGLMGRGATWSRQWPWLSRHGAVYTYDAPWHRGRDVADRYPVSTEMFVDDLGEAVAALGAPARLIGHSMGALHSWCLAAQRPELVSALVVEDMAPDFRGRTTGPWEPWLLSLPVEFADAQAVSAVFGDVAGRYFLEAFDRTSTGWRLHGHVERWVEIAAEWGRRDYWEQWAGVQAPVLLIEAGDSVAPPGQMRRMQQTGHRTEYLLIPQAGHLVHDDAPQAYRRAVEDFLSALTQGA, encoded by the coding sequence ATGACGACTGAACCGTTGACATACCGGGGTGGGCGCGGCGATCCGCTGGTGCTGGTGCACGGGTTGATGGGGCGTGGTGCCACCTGGTCGCGGCAGTGGCCCTGGCTGTCGCGCCACGGCGCGGTGTACACCTACGACGCCCCGTGGCACCGGGGGCGCGACGTCGCCGACCGGTATCCGGTCAGCACCGAGATGTTTGTCGACGACCTCGGCGAGGCCGTGGCGGCGCTGGGCGCACCGGCCCGGTTGATCGGTCATTCGATGGGGGCGCTGCACAGCTGGTGCCTGGCCGCCCAGCGGCCCGAGTTGGTGTCGGCGCTGGTGGTCGAGGACATGGCGCCGGACTTCCGCGGCCGGACCACCGGACCGTGGGAGCCCTGGTTGCTCTCCCTGCCCGTCGAATTCGCCGACGCACAGGCGGTTTCGGCAGTCTTCGGCGATGTGGCGGGTCGCTACTTCCTGGAGGCCTTCGACCGGACCTCCACCGGGTGGCGGTTGCACGGTCACGTCGAACGCTGGGTGGAGATCGCCGCCGAATGGGGGCGCCGGGACTACTGGGAGCAGTGGGCTGGGGTGCAGGCTCCGGTCCTGCTGATCGAAGCGGGAGACTCGGTGGCCCCGCCCGGGCAGATGCGTCGTATGCAGCAGACCGGGCACCGGACCGAGTACCTGTTGATACCGCAGGCGGGACATCTCGTTCACGACGATGCGCCGCAGGCCTACCGCCGGGCCGTCGAGGATTTCCTATCGGCGCTCACCCAGGGCGCCTGA
- a CDS encoding GlxA family transcriptional regulator, producing the protein MIRSVSALVMDGVAPFEFGVVAEVFGIDRSAQGVPNFDFKICGPEVGRPLRMSVGATMTPEYDFDALQGADLVAIPAIAAAEYPQEALDAVRAAADSGSIILTVCSGAFVAGAAGLLDGRPCTTHWMHADELARRYPTARVDRNVLFVDDGNLITSAGTAAGIDACLHLVRREIGSAATNTIARRMVVPPQRDGGQRQYIDQPIPVSHSEGFAPQLDWIMANLQKPHTVASLANRAHMSARTFARRFVEETGRTPMQWVTDQRVLYARRLLEETNLDIDRIADRAGFGTATLLRHHFRRVIGITPSDYRRRFACEDCQATA; encoded by the coding sequence ATGATCAGAAGTGTCTCGGCGCTGGTGATGGACGGCGTGGCCCCTTTCGAGTTCGGCGTCGTCGCCGAGGTGTTCGGAATCGACCGTTCCGCGCAGGGCGTGCCGAATTTCGACTTCAAGATCTGCGGTCCGGAGGTGGGCAGGCCACTGCGTATGTCGGTGGGGGCCACGATGACCCCCGAATACGATTTCGACGCGCTGCAGGGGGCCGACCTGGTGGCCATCCCGGCCATCGCCGCCGCGGAGTATCCGCAGGAGGCTCTCGATGCGGTGCGGGCTGCCGCCGACAGCGGATCGATCATCCTGACGGTGTGCTCGGGCGCGTTCGTGGCCGGGGCGGCCGGTCTGCTGGACGGCCGGCCCTGCACCACGCACTGGATGCACGCCGATGAGTTGGCGCGGCGCTATCCCACCGCGCGGGTGGACCGCAACGTGCTCTTCGTCGACGACGGCAACCTGATCACCAGCGCGGGCACCGCAGCCGGTATCGACGCCTGCCTGCATCTGGTGCGCCGCGAGATCGGCAGCGCGGCCACCAACACCATCGCCCGGCGTATGGTGGTGCCGCCCCAGCGCGACGGCGGACAGCGCCAGTACATCGATCAGCCCATCCCGGTCAGTCATTCCGAAGGCTTTGCGCCGCAGCTGGATTGGATCATGGCCAATCTGCAGAAGCCGCATACGGTGGCGTCACTGGCCAACCGGGCGCACATGTCGGCCCGCACCTTCGCGCGCCGGTTCGTCGAGGAGACCGGGCGCACCCCGATGCAGTGGGTGACCGATCAGCGGGTCCTCTACGCCCGTCGCCTGCTCGAGGAGACCAACCTGGACATCGACCGGATCGCCGACCGGGCCGGTTTCGGCACCGCCACCCTGCTGCGACACCACTTCCGCCGGGTCATCGGCATCACGCCGTCGGACTACCGTCGCCGCTTCGCCTGCGAGGACTGCCAGGCCACCGCCTAG
- a CDS encoding A/G-specific adenine glycosylase has translation MSIDPREVVGWFDRVRRDLPWRRPEVSAWQILVSEFMLQQTPVARVEPIWRDWIARWPTPSATAAAGAADVLRAWGKLGYPRRAKRLHECATVIAAEHGDVVPEDVEVLLTLPGVGSYTARAIACFAYQQSVPVVDTNVRRVVARAVHGLADAGNPSAKRDEADVAALLPDDDTAPRFSAGLMELGALVCTARNPKCGVCPLSHCAWRTAGFPPSTAPVKKVQKYAGTDRQVRGRLMDVLRASDAPVTRAQLDVAWLTDTAQRDRALDSLLVDGLVEQTEDGRFALAGEGADAGAGAPSSGARGRMQPLRSRADNSEG, from the coding sequence GTGAGTATCGATCCCCGGGAAGTGGTGGGCTGGTTCGACCGCGTGCGCCGTGATCTGCCGTGGCGGCGACCCGAGGTCAGCGCCTGGCAGATCCTGGTCAGCGAGTTCATGTTGCAGCAGACGCCGGTGGCCCGGGTCGAGCCGATCTGGCGGGACTGGATCGCCCGCTGGCCCACTCCGTCGGCGACCGCCGCTGCCGGCGCCGCCGACGTGCTGCGGGCGTGGGGCAAGCTCGGCTATCCCCGCCGGGCCAAACGGCTGCACGAATGTGCGACGGTGATCGCCGCCGAGCACGGCGACGTGGTGCCCGAGGACGTCGAGGTGTTGCTCACCCTGCCCGGGGTAGGCAGCTACACCGCGCGGGCCATCGCCTGCTTCGCCTATCAGCAGTCGGTGCCGGTGGTCGACACCAATGTCCGCCGGGTGGTGGCGCGGGCCGTGCACGGGTTGGCCGACGCCGGCAACCCGTCGGCGAAACGCGATGAGGCCGACGTGGCGGCACTGCTGCCCGACGACGACACCGCGCCGCGGTTCTCGGCCGGGCTGATGGAGTTGGGCGCGCTGGTGTGTACCGCGCGCAACCCGAAGTGCGGTGTCTGTCCGCTGTCGCACTGTGCTTGGCGCACAGCGGGTTTCCCACCGTCGACCGCCCCGGTCAAGAAGGTGCAGAAGTACGCCGGAACCGACCGGCAGGTGCGGGGGCGGCTGATGGACGTGCTGCGCGCCAGCGACGCCCCGGTGACGCGGGCGCAACTGGACGTGGCGTGGCTGACCGACACCGCGCAGCGCGACCGGGCACTGGATTCACTGCTGGTGGACGGGCTGGTGGAGCAGACCGAGGACGGCCGGTTCGCGCTGGCCGGCGAAGGCGCCGATGCGGGTGCGGGAGCACCCTCCAGCGGAGCGAGGGGGCGGATGCAGCCGCTGAGAAGCCGAGCAGACAACAGCGAAGGCTAG
- a CDS encoding carbonic anhydrase: protein MPNTSPVNAWKALKEGNERFVAGEPQHPSQSIEHRASLTLEQRPTAVVFGCADSRVAAEIIFDQGLGDMFVVRTAGHVIDSAVLGSIEYAVGVLNVPLIVVLGHDSCGAVKATITALDEGSVPGGYIRDVVERVTPSILLGRRDGLSRVDEFEARHVVETGAQLMGRSTLISERIKDGTLAIVGLTYHLADGKVALRTHLGEIGE, encoded by the coding sequence ATGCCGAACACCAGTCCAGTGAACGCTTGGAAGGCACTCAAGGAGGGTAACGAGCGGTTCGTCGCCGGCGAACCGCAGCACCCCAGCCAGAGCATCGAGCACCGAGCCAGCCTCACTCTGGAGCAGCGGCCCACGGCCGTGGTGTTCGGGTGCGCCGACAGCCGCGTGGCTGCCGAGATCATCTTCGATCAGGGGCTCGGCGACATGTTCGTCGTCCGCACCGCCGGACACGTCATCGACTCCGCGGTGCTCGGCTCCATCGAGTACGCGGTGGGGGTGCTCAACGTGCCCTTGATCGTGGTCCTCGGACACGACAGCTGCGGCGCCGTCAAAGCCACCATCACCGCGCTCGACGAGGGCTCGGTGCCCGGCGGTTACATCCGCGACGTGGTCGAGCGCGTCACGCCCTCGATCCTGCTCGGACGCAGGGACGGACTGAGCCGGGTGGACGAGTTCGAGGCGCGCCACGTCGTGGAGACCGGGGCGCAGCTGATGGGACGCTCCACCCTGATCTCGGAGCGGATCAAGGACGGCACGCTGGCCATCGTCGGCCTGACCTATCACCTCGCCGACGGGAAGGTGGCCTTGCGCACCCATCTCGGCGAGATCGGCGAATAG
- the disA gene encoding DNA integrity scanning diadenylate cyclase DisA, with the protein MTPTNKPTLRETVGRLAPGTALRDGLERILRGRTGALIVLGYDDSVEAICDGGFAIDVRYAPTRLRELSKMDGAVVLSSDGSRIMRANVQLVPDPSIPTDESGTRHRSAERSAIQTGYPVISVSHSMSIVTVYVAGERHVVADSATILSRANQAIATLERYKTRLDEVSRQLSTAEIEDFVTLRDVMTVVQRLEMVRRISQEIDNDAVELGTDGRQLRLQLEELLGGNDTARELIMRDYHANPEPPTKAQVASTLDELDTLSDTELLDFTALARVFGYPSTAEAQDISLAARGYRAMAGIPRLQFAHVDLLVRSFGSLQGLLAASATDLQQVEGIGAMWARHVREGLSQLAESTIADRLA; encoded by the coding sequence GTGACGCCGACCAACAAGCCGACACTGCGTGAGACAGTCGGGCGCCTGGCGCCCGGCACCGCGCTGCGCGACGGTTTGGAACGCATCCTGCGCGGCCGCACCGGGGCGCTGATCGTGCTCGGGTACGACGACAGCGTGGAGGCCATCTGCGACGGTGGCTTCGCCATCGACGTCCGCTACGCGCCCACCCGGCTGCGCGAACTGTCGAAGATGGACGGCGCGGTGGTGCTGTCCTCCGACGGCAGCCGGATCATGCGGGCCAACGTGCAGCTGGTGCCGGACCCGTCGATCCCCACCGACGAATCGGGCACCCGGCACCGCTCGGCGGAACGTTCGGCCATCCAGACCGGGTATCCGGTGATCTCGGTCAGCCACTCGATGAGCATCGTCACGGTGTACGTCGCCGGCGAGCGGCACGTGGTGGCGGACTCGGCGACCATCCTGTCGCGGGCCAATCAGGCCATCGCCACCCTGGAGCGCTACAAGACCCGGCTCGACGAGGTGAGCCGGCAGCTGTCCACCGCGGAGATCGAGGACTTCGTGACACTGCGGGACGTGATGACGGTGGTGCAGCGACTCGAGATGGTGCGGCGGATCAGCCAGGAGATCGACAACGACGCCGTGGAACTCGGTACCGACGGCCGGCAGCTGCGGCTGCAGCTCGAGGAATTGCTGGGTGGCAATGACACCGCCCGCGAGCTGATCATGCGCGACTACCATGCCAACCCCGAACCGCCGACCAAGGCGCAGGTGGCCAGCACCCTCGACGAGCTGGACACCCTGTCGGACACCGAGCTGCTGGATTTCACGGCGCTGGCGCGGGTGTTCGGCTATCCGTCCACCGCGGAGGCGCAAGACATCTCGCTTGCCGCCCGGGGGTACCGCGCCATGGCCGGCATCCCGCGACTGCAGTTCGCCCACGTGGACCTGCTGGTCCGGTCGTTCGGATCGCTGCAGGGGCTGCTGGCCGCCAGCGCCACCGACCTGCAGCAGGTGGAGGGCATCGGCGCCATGTGGGCCCGCCACGTTCGGGAGGGGCTCTCCCAGCTCGCCGAGTCGACGATCGCCGACCGGCTGGCTTAG
- the radA gene encoding DNA repair protein RadA, giving the protein MAKWVGRCPECGTWGTVNEAPVLTALGGGTHRAIAPASAAVPISAVDPARTRHVVTGVSELDRVLGGGIVPGSVTLLAGEPGVGKSTLLLEVVSRWARSGRRALYISGEESAGQIRMRAERTGCSHDEVFLAAESDLHTVLAHIEAVKPSLVIVDSVQTLSTTDTDGVTGGVTQVRAITTALTGYAKSAAGPGVAIILVGHVTKEGAIAGPRSLEHLVDVVLHFEGDRNTTLRLVRGVKNRFGAADEVGCFVLHDNGIECVADPSGLFLDQRPEPVPGTAVTVALDGKRPLIGEIQALIGQEAASPRRAVSGIDQSRAAMIAAVLEARAGLSIGRRDIYLSTVGGMRLTDPSADLAVAMAMATSYAQTCLPASTIVFGEVGLAGDLRRVTGMDRRLAEASRLGFTRAIVPPGAMPPKNKGIKNMHILEASTVSAALRAMFNIAVQPSSKPLEVRMGARPDLKVVDGGTRVDGTGDNDFL; this is encoded by the coding sequence ATGGCCAAGTGGGTGGGCCGGTGCCCCGAGTGCGGCACCTGGGGCACCGTCAACGAGGCTCCGGTCCTCACGGCCCTCGGCGGCGGTACCCACCGCGCCATCGCCCCCGCGTCGGCCGCCGTGCCCATCAGCGCCGTCGATCCGGCCCGCACCCGGCACGTCGTCACCGGGGTCAGCGAACTCGATCGTGTCCTCGGCGGTGGAATCGTCCCCGGCTCGGTGACCCTGCTGGCCGGTGAGCCCGGGGTGGGCAAGTCCACCCTGTTGCTCGAGGTGGTGAGCCGCTGGGCTCGCTCGGGCCGGCGTGCGTTGTACATCTCCGGCGAGGAGTCGGCCGGTCAGATCCGGATGCGTGCCGAGCGCACGGGCTGCAGCCATGACGAGGTGTTCCTGGCCGCCGAGTCGGACCTGCACACCGTGCTGGCGCACATCGAGGCCGTCAAACCGTCCCTGGTGATCGTCGACTCGGTACAGACGCTGTCCACCACCGACACCGACGGGGTCACCGGCGGGGTCACCCAGGTGCGCGCCATCACCACCGCCCTGACCGGTTACGCCAAGTCCGCAGCGGGTCCCGGGGTGGCGATCATCCTGGTCGGCCACGTCACCAAGGAGGGTGCGATCGCCGGCCCACGCTCGCTGGAGCACCTGGTGGACGTGGTGCTGCATTTCGAGGGTGATCGCAACACCACCCTGCGGCTGGTGCGCGGAGTCAAGAACCGCTTCGGCGCCGCTGACGAGGTGGGTTGTTTTGTGTTGCACGACAACGGAATCGAGTGTGTTGCCGACCCATCGGGCTTGTTCCTGGACCAGCGTCCCGAGCCGGTTCCCGGCACGGCTGTCACCGTCGCCCTCGACGGCAAGCGGCCGTTGATCGGTGAGATCCAGGCGCTCATCGGGCAGGAGGCGGCCTCGCCCCGGCGGGCGGTCAGCGGGATCGACCAGTCGCGGGCCGCCATGATCGCCGCGGTCCTGGAGGCCCGGGCCGGGTTGAGCATCGGCAGGCGCGACATCTACCTGTCCACCGTCGGCGGTATGCGCCTGACCGACCCCTCGGCCGATCTCGCGGTGGCCATGGCCATGGCCACGTCCTACGCCCAGACCTGCCTGCCGGCGTCCACCATCGTCTTCGGGGAGGTGGGTTTGGCCGGGGATCTGCGCCGGGTCACCGGGATGGACCGCCGCCTGGCCGAGGCGTCACGGCTGGGCTTCACCCGGGCGATCGTCCCGCCGGGTGCCATGCCACCGAAGAACAAGGGCATCAAGAACATGCACATCCTCGAGGCGTCCACCGTCAGCGCCGCCCTGCGGGCCATGTTCAACATCGCCGTCCAGCCGTCCAGCAAACCCCTGGAGGTACGCATGGGTGCGCGGCCGGACCTCAAAGTGGTGGACGGTGGCACACGAGTCGACGGCACAGGCGACAATGACTTCCTGTGA
- the carD gene encoding RNA polymerase-binding transcription factor CarD, with protein sequence MIFKVGDTVVYPHHGAALIEAIETRTIKGEQREYLVLKVSQGDLTVRVPADNAEYVGVRDVVGQEGLDKVFQVLRAPHTEEPTNWSRRYKANLEKLASGDVNKVAEVVRDLWRRDQERGLSAGEKRMLAKARQILVGELALAENTDDAKADIILDEVLATAS encoded by the coding sequence ATGATTTTTAAGGTCGGAGACACCGTCGTCTATCCACACCACGGTGCTGCATTGATCGAGGCGATCGAAACCCGGACCATCAAGGGCGAGCAGAGGGAATACCTCGTTCTGAAGGTCTCCCAGGGCGATCTCACGGTTCGTGTTCCCGCCGACAATGCTGAGTACGTCGGGGTGCGTGATGTCGTCGGACAGGAAGGTCTGGACAAGGTTTTCCAGGTCCTGCGTGCGCCTCACACCGAGGAGCCGACCAACTGGTCGCGTCGCTACAAGGCCAACCTCGAGAAGCTGGCGTCGGGTGACGTGAACAAGGTCGCCGAAGTGGTTCGTGATCTGTGGCGCCGCGATCAAGAACGCGGTCTGTCCGCCGGTGAGAAGCGCATGCTGGCCAAGGCCCGGCAGATCCTCGTCGGTGAGCTGGCGCTCGCCGAGAACACCGACGACGCCAAGGCAGACATCATTCTCGATGAGGTTCTGGCCACCGCGTCCTGA
- the ispD gene encoding 2-C-methyl-D-erythritol 4-phosphate cytidylyltransferase, translating into MSTVAIVPAAGSGERLAAGIPKAFVHLGGLTLIERAITGLRESGVVDAVVVAVPPTRTDESSLILKHPDFDVRVVAGGADRTESVRAALDAASDADLVLVHDAARPLTPPALIARVVEALRAGHTAVVPAIPLADTIKAVDANGVVLGTPERAGLRAVQTPQGFSADVLRRAYGRTGAFTDDASMVESIGGQVQTVPGDPLAFKITTPMDLVLAEALVGA; encoded by the coding sequence GTGTCCACTGTTGCGATAGTTCCGGCCGCCGGTTCCGGTGAACGGCTGGCGGCCGGAATTCCCAAAGCCTTTGTCCATCTGGGCGGGCTCACCCTGATCGAACGGGCCATCACGGGTCTGCGGGAATCGGGCGTGGTGGACGCCGTCGTGGTGGCGGTGCCACCCACCCGCACCGACGAATCGTCGCTGATCCTCAAGCATCCGGACTTCGACGTCCGCGTGGTGGCCGGTGGTGCCGACCGCACCGAATCCGTCCGTGCCGCGCTCGACGCCGCGTCGGACGCAGATCTGGTGCTGGTCCACGATGCCGCCCGTCCACTCACACCGCCGGCGCTGATAGCTCGCGTGGTCGAAGCCCTCCGGGCGGGACACACCGCCGTGGTGCCCGCGATCCCGCTGGCGGACACCATCAAGGCGGTCGACGCCAACGGCGTGGTGCTCGGTACCCCCGAGCGCGCAGGTCTGCGTGCGGTGCAGACACCCCAGGGCTTCAGCGCCGACGTGTTGCGTCGCGCCTATGGCCGTACCGGTGCCTTCACCGACGACGCCTCCATGGTCGAGAGCATCGGCGGTCAGGTACAGACGGTCCCGGGGGATCCGCTGGCCTTCAAGATCACCACGCCGATGGACCTGGTGCTGGCCGAGGCCCTGGTGGGCGCGTGA